TATTATAATCAAATTTCACTCCTAGTTTTATGAAAATATATGTTCCGCTAACTTCAAGGACATTATTATCACTGCTCACTTTATTCAGAGTTGCTTTTCCTTTGAAGAACTCCCCTTTAGATGACGTTATGCCTCCCTTATCTGGCCGGAGTATAGATTCATGCTTACCTAGGAGTGCTGATATTTCAGCATTTGGAGTTTCTACTTTTGCACCTATCTCTCCTGAAAGTACTATCCCTTGATTTTTTGGGTCGCTTGACATTCTAGAAGATATTATTGCTTCAGCACCAGCTTCAACATCTACTTCACCAGCCCTGACTTTTCCTCTTAGTCCTAAACCAACACCAACCTCTAACTCAGTAGAGTCCGCTATAGCCCCAATCACATTTGAAACTTCAGAGGCGGCATTTGTTATATTATCAATTGTTTGAGAAAGCCCACTTTGATTAGTACCACTCTTCTGAGTAACCTCACCATTCGAGTTTAACTCAGTTGTATTCTCAAGGCTAGTATCTACCACTGTGGGATCTGTTGTTGCGCCATTATCTGTTGGCACAACCGGTTGCTGTACAGAAGTATCAACTTCCTCCTTGTTATTAGTTCCGCTACTGCTTCCATCATAGGTAACCACACATCCTATCGCATCATTGTCTTTGATGGCAGTTCCTGTTGAGCAGTACCCGGTCGGATCTGTCCCTGCCAATGGGTTATTCATGATATATGAATACGGATTAATACTCTGGCTGTTGCCCGGGTCTTGAATGATAGGGTCAACACTCATAAACCGGCCAACATTATAATCGTAGATTCTGCCATTCATATGAATCAGCTCAGCTTCATCCAGATGCTCGTGGTCAGTGAACCCCCTGCGGGTGGACATGTCTTCGGCCAGCAGGTTGTTCGCCAGCTGCGGCGCCAGGCCCCAGGTAGAGTACAGGGTCCAGTCGCCGTTCCTCGGCTTGCCGAACGGGTCAAAATGCCTATACGCCGTCACTGCCCCGTTATGGTCGGCAAAGGTCGTCCCGCTGCCCAGCCTGTCCCTTAGGGTAAAGCGGATGCTTTTATCCCCGGTCTCATTGCCGTCGGTGACAATGGCGCTGTCGCCGATATAAGCCTTGGTTTTTCTGTGGCTGCCGTCTATTTCCACCTCATAGTGCTTGTCTATGTAGTGGGTGGTGACGGTATTGCCGTCCACTTTCCGGGTCTGCTTATAGCGGGCCAGGTCGGCGCCATAGGTAAAGGTCAGCTCAGCGCCGTTTTTGTTGACGGTCAGCGGTTTGTTAAAGGCGTTGTAGGTCACCTCCTGTGCGCCGTTTCTTCTGGTCTGGTTACCCGCCGCGTCGTAACCGAAAGTCACCGGGCTGTTGTTTTTGAGGGTGATTTTGGCCAGCTTGTTGGTGCCGGTCACGTACTCGTAGGCATCATTGGTGCTCGCGGAGTAATCGCTTTTCTTGGTCAGGTTGCCTGCCGCATCATAGCCGTAGTAGATGCTGACGCTTTCGCCGCCGGCATTCACGGTTGAGGCCGTCAGGCGGTGCAGGCCGTCGTAGCTGAAGCTTTCGCTGGCGCTGATGTCGCTTAAACCGTTAACCTGGCTGACCAGGTTGCCGTAGCTGTCGTAGCCTGTGATGCCGTACGTTAAGTGGTGTATGGTATCGCGTACGCCGAGCTTTTTGCCGGTGGCTTTGGTTGCCAGCATCTGGCCGCTGATTTTGGAGTAGCTTGCCTCCACGCTGATATCCGCCGCATCCCCCAAACGGGCGGCGGTGATATTGCCAAAGGCATCCTGGGCGGTGATTTCGCGGTAGACATAACCCGAAGCCGGGTTCTGCTCTTTGCTCAGGTAGCCATAGTCGTTGTAGTGATAAGCCACCACTAAGCCATTCGGGTAGGTCATCGCCTTCATGCGGCCATAGTTGCCGTCATAGCTAATGGCGGTTTCATAGCGGCTGCCGTCGATGTCAAGGGTGGTTTTGGTGAGGCGCGCGGCATTGTCATAGCTGAAGCTTTTGCTGATGCCGTTTTCGCTTTCACTGCCCGGCAGACCGGTTTTCACCGTATCCCAGGTGAAGGTCGCCCGGCTACCGTTCGCGGTTCTTTGCGTTACCCGGCCGAGGGCGTCTACCAGGTAGCTGGTGACTATGCCCCGGGCATCCGTCTCTTTGGCCAGCTCGCCGAAGTCGTTGTAGACAAAAGTGGTTTTGCCCATGTTGGGGTCGTCCACCCAGTGTTTACGCCCCAGGGCATCAAAACTGGCGGTGATTTGCTGCCCCTTGGCGTCCTTAATCACTATCGGGTTGCCGCGGCCGTCGTAGCCGTAATAGGTGCGGCCGCCAATGGCATCCGTGGTCGCCATCAGCTGTTTCAGGCTGTTGTGGCTGCGATGCACGGTAATAGCCGTGCCATATTCCGGCGTTACCACCACTTTGGTGCGGCCGTTTTCGCCGTCGCTGTCGTAGAAGTACTCGGTAGTGAGCGAGCCGCGGGTTTGCGGGCTGACCTTCTTGCCGGGGCGGCCGAGCACGTCATAGCCGCTGTAGCTGGTCAGCGCGATATTGGTGCCGTCGTGCGGGTTCGACTCGCTTTGTTTCAGGCCGCGGGTATTATAGGCCACATCCTGATAGACATTGCTGCCGGTAAAGTCCTGACTGCGGCTGCGCACGGTACGGCCCAGTTTGTCCTGGTATACCGCCGCCTCTGGCGTGCCCGCCTGGGTGGTCACTGTCATCATCACCGCATGGGCGCTACCTTTGTTGTTGTCCGGCAGGTAGTACCGGGTCTTTTGTACCGGCTGGCCCGTCTGGTATTTGTTGAGCAGGCGGCCGAACAGGTCGTACTCGTGCCGGGTCACCACGCCGGTAACATCGGTGACCGTCAGCGGCTGTCCGGTGGCGGCATCCGTGGTCATGGTGGTGACATGGCTGAGACTGTCGCTCACCTGTTTGCTGATGCTGGCCGGGAAGTAACCGTCGCTGCTGTAGCTCATGGTGGTAACCCGGTTTTGCAGGGCCGCTACGCCGCGCTCGTTGATGACCTTGCCGGCAAGGGTAATGCTTTGTGGCAGGGCGTGGGCGTTATATACGGTAGTGCTGCTCTGGCTGCTGCCGTCCCCCGACACGGTTTGCGATTTGGGCAAACGGTAACTGGCGGCGGCAGCGTCTTCATACCAGCTGTAGCTGGTGGTGACGGTTTTATCCACATTGCTGCCCGCAGCCGGGGTAACATTGCCTTTAGTATCCGTGACCGCTGAGCTTTTAACCGTTTTTTCCGTCAGCTTATGGGGCCAGCTGTCGCTGGCGGCAAAGGTAGCCGTCTGCCCGGTTACATAGGTGCCGTAATCGTCTTTTACCGTGGTGCTGCGTTTGCTGACGTTGCCGTAGCCGTCGATATCGGCTTGTGCGATAACCGTCTGGCTATGGCTTTTATAGCTGTCCCAGCTGCAGGTTGTATCCCCCAGCGCACAGATCATGCTTTGGGCATCTGCGTTGTATACGTGATGGCCCCCCGCCGCCCGGTTATAGTTGCTGTTGGGCAGCCATTCATTTTTCAGCTGGCTCATCAGGCTGTTGTCGCTCACCCGGTACTGCGCCTGGCTTTTCACCAGCGAGCTGTACGGGAATTTTTGCAGGAAATCGGTTTCGCTGCGGATGCCGCTGGCTTCATCGGTTTCGATAATGGTTTTAAAGCCCCTAAAGCCCCGGCCCCTGGTTGTTGTATACCGCGCCCCGGTATTGGTAGCTTTTGCCGTTAAAGCCGCCGATGCCGTTGCTTTGCTCGAAGCGCTCAACCGCGTACATGCTGGAGGCAAAGTGGAAGTGCTCGCCGTCCAGCAGGCTGTGGTCGGTGTCGTAGAAATCACCACGGGCGCCGCTGCTCAGCGGACGGTAGTGCCAGCGGCTCGTCAGGCCGACACCGTTTTCTACCTGTTTCAGCATATCTGCGGGCTGATAATCGCCTTTGCCCGGCGACGCCTGGGTGGTGGCGCCATAGTTGCGGTTAAAGTAGATGCCTTCGGCTTTACCGCTGAATACGCTGCCTGCCGGCGGCGCTTTCATACTGCAGTTGGCATTTTCACAGCCATAGTTGAACACCAGATCAGACAAGCCTTTGCCAAAGGCATCGATCACCTGCACGTTATTCACCCCGCCATACAAGTTGGTGGGAATAGATTTGATCGAGATCTTGCCCTCGGCGTCTTCAACAAACTGCCATGCCTTATAGCGGTAGATGTTGGTGTTGTAGGAATCCGGAATCGTGGTATCGAGCACCAAATCCCCTTTCCACTGCTGATAATGGCCGGTAAGCGCCTCGCCGCAAAACCATTTGTCTTCGCCCCGATGGCGCACGGTATGGCAGCCCTCCACCTCTATGCTTTGTGGCATAATCAGTTCGTTGCGGCCGTCGCCGTTGACATCCATAGGGAACATGGCGCCGACAAACTTAGGCACGGTCACGATCACATCGTTGTCGTTCTGGGTATCGCCATTCACGTATAGCTCTTTGACCGCAAGCCCGGCCCCAAGCTTAGTCACAGGGCCGAAGCTGCCGTTCTTTCTATTGATGCGGTAATGCAGAGCGCCGCCGGAATTGCTGTCGTTTTGATACCAGCCAAGCCAGTCCGGCAGACCGTCGCTGTTGATATCAAAGAAGGTAGAATAGTTGGCAAACTGACTGAAAGGCCAGGCTCGGTCGGGCGAGCCGAATGTTACGCCCGCACCGGTAAAGGAAATCCTGCCGCCGGTATCGATTTTCGTCAGCCTGATGCCGCTAATACCCAGGCTGGGGATCTTGTTGTCCGGATCATTGCTGGTAATACCAAAGTCCGGAATACCGTTGCCGTCGAGATCTCCCATCGCCTGGATGTCGTTAATCGTGTTACAGCTGCCAACGCCGTTATCGCAGCCGTTGCCTGTGACACTGTGGGTAAACACCAGGATTTCACTGGCGGCGGCAAAGGGCGCGTCCATGTCCTGGCTGTGCAGATACAGATAAACCGCCGGATGCCTGTCGTTGTCGCGGCGCACCAGAATATCGGGCCAGCCGTCCAGGTTGTAGTCGGCAATATGGAACACGCTATCTGCGTTGAACATGCCAGTCCCATCCATGGTCACATCGGTATTGCCGCGCCAGTCGGTGCCAGTGGCCGTGCTGTAGCCTATTTGCAACTTGCCGTTCTCAATACGCCAACTGTCGGTCAGACCGTCCTGGTTAAAGTCCCCTTCCACACAGACATAACTGTAATTAAAACGGTTGTAATCACAGTTAGTCATGCTCAGACTGTGGCTGGTGCTGTCGCCCTCAGCATTGAGAAAATAGCCCGGCCAGTCCCGAACGCCGTCGCCGTTGCGGTCGCCGTGGGGCAACAGCTTATACAGGTCGTTGGTCGGTCCTGGGTAAAGCTCCAGCCCGGCGCTGTCGGTTAACAGTTCGGTCTGGTAAACCACGGGATTGTCGAACCAGCTGAGGGTGGTTTGCTCGCGGCAACTGTCGTTAATACATTCGTCCACCGATTGCAGCAGGGCGCGGCCCGAGCTGCCGGATACCCGGTAATGCAGGTCGTATTGGCGGATTTTGCTGCCGCCGACATAACTGGCAATGCTTCTCAGGCGCTGGGTCTGGCGGGTGTTGCCCACCGCCGCATAGTTGCTGCTGTATTGCCCTTCGGTCAATTCACCGGTGTCGGCATTGGCGGCGCGGTCTTCATAAACAAAGGCCACTTTACGGTCACCGTCGCTGTTGCCGTCGCCGGTATAGAGAATATGGTCAAGCAATACTTCGCCGTCGCCAAAGTCCTGATAGTAATAAGACATATGGTTGGCGCCGCCGGCGTCCTCCACCCGGTCAAGCAGCCAGTCAGATGAACCGCCCCTTTCGTCGTCAGTCACGCTCTGGCGGTAAAACTGTTTGCTGCCGCTCGCCAACAGCACTTCAAAGCCGCTATTTCTGCTGCGCAAGTTGCCGCCGGTCTGGGTGACGGTAATAAAGCTGTCCAGCTCTGTGGTGTAGGTAGCGCCCACCGTGCCGTAGTCTTTGCTGTTGGTGAGCACCAGGCGCTGGCCGTTCAGGCACAGGCGATCCCAGAGGTGGGTTGCATCCCCGTCCTGGGCCAAAGTACGCGGACAACGGCTGATGCTGCCGCCGGCCGACAGGCTCCAGCCGACACCGGCAATGCCGTTGCCGCTGCGGCTGCTGTAGTTCAGGGCTACCGAAGGCTGCATTTTGTTGCGCCCCGGGGCTACCGTGATCGGAATATTATAAACCGCAGCCCCGCCGCTGACCGAGGCGCTGCCTGCGATCACGCCGTTAAAGGTGCTCCCGGCCGGTACGGCTTCCGACAATATTTCATCGTCAACGCTGCCGCCGGTCGCCAGCCAGTCGAGGTTGGTGAGCGCAGTGAAGGTATTATTGCTGGTACTATTACTGGTATTAACGGCGGTCACTATAATGGCGCCGTGGCCGTCCACTATCCTGAAATCCTGCAGGTTGTCACCGGTATATTCGCCGGTTTCCAGGGTGTTGCCGGTGATCGATAGATCCAGCGCTTCCCAGGTTTGCTGGCTGATTTCGGTAAAGGTCCACTGGCCGTGGTCAAGCGTCAGCCTGAAGTATTTGCCGCCGAGGCTGGCGGGCAGGCGTACATAAAGGTTACCGCTGCTGTCCTGGTACACCGCCGTGCTTAAGGCGCTGACAAAAACATCCACCTGCAAAGATACGCCGCTGCATACCAGGGAGTTAACACAGGCTTTTACCTGGTAGTGGTAATGGCCCGGGGTTTTGGTTAACGGCCAGCTGGTGGCGCCGCCGGCTAGCGCCAGATCGCCCTTGATTAATGCAAAGCCGTTGTCTTCAACCGACTCGAAAATCTGGTAGTAGTTGATTTTTTCTTTGCCCACCAGGGTATTGGTGATGCTCAGGGTAAACTGGCCGTCCTGCACCGCACCGGCGGTAAGGCCGGGAATTTCCACCACGGCGTCGAAGGGATCCAGCGGATCCATGCCGTTGTCGATTTCCTGCTGGTCGCTGATGCCGTCGCCGTCCGAGTCGCCATCAAATACACAGCCGCGGGCCAGCTGACAGTCGTTGTAGAAATAGAACAGCACCGCCAGCACGGTATTGTCGATACGGTCGCTGTACTCCAGCGAGCCCACCAAAGCCTCGGTTACCCGGGCGCGGGTCTGCCCGGCGTCCAGCTGTGCTGCCCAGTGGGCCTGGTCGAAACCGGCAACCAGCGCCGGTTGGTGATCCGGAAAAAGGGCAGCGTAGAGCTTGTCGATAAAGTCGCTGTTGCTGTCGGTTGCCGGAAAATTGGCCTGACCGGTGTCAGACAACAGGAAAGCGTTGACGATTTCATCCTGCGCCAGGCCCATAAAGCTGGCGTAGGCAAAAAAGGTCAGCTCTTTTTCTGTCGGCGCGCGGTCTAACAGGGCGTAGAAGAGCTTGGCGATAAAGAAAACTTCCGGCACCTGGTTTTGCAGCGGCTGCCAGTTGCCGACTTCGTCTAGGCTGTCGCGGATAAGCGAGCGGTCGAGATCCTGCCACTTCAGGGCGTATTTGCCCAGGTGGCGGCGGTCGATAATATGGATCTGCTGATCTTCGGTGGTCACATACATCAGGCCGTTGCCGTATAACACAGGTTTCTGGCTGATGCCCACCGGCAGCGGGTACTGCCACTGGATGGCGCCGGTGTCGGCGTCGAGGGCGTACAGGGCCTGGTCCATTGAGCCGACATAGAGCTGGTTATTCTGATCCAGCTCCGCCTGGGCGATGATCTCGCCGCGGGTTTTCGTGATCCACAGTTTCTCCCCCGCCTGGTTCAGGGCATAAAAATTATGATCTTTGGCGCCGACATAAATCAAGTCCTGCTCGCTGGCGTTTTGCGACAGGGTCGGGGCGGCCACCACCTCTCCCCGGGTTTGATAGGGCCAGCCGGGCATCACGCTGCCGTTCTGGGGGTCTATGGCGTAAATGCTGTTGCCCACCCCGGCATAGATGGTGCCGTTTTCGCTGATAGTCGGCGCGTGGTTGATCAGGTCGATCCGGGCCTGCTCCGGGGTTTCGTCCAGCACCATCACCGATGCCGGGGCATTGGCAACGCTGTTGGCAATGCGCACCGAAATGCCGCCTTGGGTCAGGGCCTGGTGTACGGCGTTATTGGTTTGTACGTTCAGGGTGTTGGCCGCAGGCGCGCTGAGATCGCTGCCGGAGAACACATAGGTTACCGCGCTGTTGCGCAGCTGCACCGTCACCCGGCTGTCGGTGGTGAGCGCCAGGCCGGTCAGGGTAATACAGTCAGTGCCGCAGGCGCTGTTAAATTCCGCATTTTGCAGCAAGGGCGCCATATGGTTAATGGTCAGCTGCTGGCCTATAATACATTTGTTTTCCGAGTTGCAGGCTTTTAGCTGATAGCTGTAATTGCCCAGTGCAGGCGCACTTTGCAGGTAGCCGGTGGCGGTGTCGCTGCCGATGTCCAGCAACTGCCAGTTGGCATTGCTTAAATCTCCCGGGCTGCCGTAGAGTTCAAAGCGGCTGCTTGAGGCATCGTTGCCGGTCCAGTTCAGGGTATAGGCGCCTGCCTGCTGCAGGGCTATGGCATTGAATTTCGGGGCCGTTGGCAGGGCTTCGGCAATGGCCAAAGTCATGGTTTTACATTGCGTGCCAGAGCCTTTAGGCCCCCAGCCAGCACTATTCCACGCCCGGGCACAATAGGTATAACTACCATTGTCTTTATAAGACTTATTGATGTGCCACTGCCCGTTGACGCTATCCGGTAACGCCTTTTCAATGCCATTGTCACCCGTTTCGTACAGGCGATACTGATCGGCCCCCGAAAAGGTGCTGGCATAAACAATATAATTTGGGGTGGTTACCGGACTGGCGGGTGAGAAGCCGGTTACCGTTGGTGCAAATGAAGGTTTTGGACGTTTTACACTTATAATTACCGGCCCGCTGTTGCTGATGTTACCGCTGCAATCAGTGGCTCTCGCATACAAAGTGTACTGTTTACTTTGGCTGACGGTAAAAGACGTGCTCTTAACCACATTTTTACTGTTGAAATTACTACAGCTATTAACATAAGCCGTGCCTGCGGGAACATTGTTGGCAAAAAATTCAACCGTTTTTAAGCCAAAGTTTGCACCTCTGGCAGAAACATTGGCCGTCATAGTGACAGACTGGCCGCTATTGTAGCTGGCCCCGGCACCCGGCGAACTTAACCTGACGGTCAGGCCGTTATACACTTTCAAAGACTTGGTTTGTACCGCCGGCTTACCATCGCTATCCACAGCCCGGGTATAAACGGTATAAGTACCGGCCTCTAAACCGGATAAAGTACCACGACATGAAGCACTGGCGCCTGTGGTACAGCTACCGAAAGATTTACTGCAACTGCCGGTATCCACTCCCGCCGAACCATAACAAAGTTGAAAACTTTGCAGTCCTTTATCGTCCGTAGCCGCAGCTGTCACCGTTGCACTTTCGGTTGTTAACATGCTGCCCGGCGAGACAAAAAAAGAAGTTATTTTAGGAGGATTATTTGTTTCAACCGTGATTTTCCGGCGTTGCGGCCATATATCCTTACCGCCGTTTTTATCATAGGCTTCCGCCCAGACATAAGTACTCTGACTGACGGTAAGCTTTGTCTCACAAGGCGTGGAGCTACAGATATGAAAACCGCTGCCCGCGCCCGTTGCTCCGCCTTTATACAGGACAATTTTATCCAATTGGTTGTCCCTGACGCTGTCTCTGTCGGTGGCTTTGGCCGCAA
This genomic window from Thalassomonas viridans contains:
- a CDS encoding RHS repeat domain-containing protein → MSASSKATASAALTAKATNTGARYTTTRGRGFRGFKTIIETDEASGIRSETDFLQKFPYSSLVKSQAQYRVSDNSLMSQLKNEWLPNSNYNRAAGGHHVYNADAQSMICALGDTTCSWDSYKSHSQTVIAQADIDGYGNVSKRSTTVKDDYGTYVTGQTATFAASDSWPHKLTEKTVKSSAVTDTKGNVTPAAGSNVDKTVTTSYSWYEDAAAASYRLPKSQTVSGDGSSQSSTTVYNAHALPQSITLAGKVINERGVAALQNRVTTMSYSSDGYFPASISKQVSDSLSHVTTMTTDAATGQPLTVTDVTGVVTRHEYDLFGRLLNKYQTGQPVQKTRYYLPDNNKGSAHAVMMTVTTQAGTPEAAVYQDKLGRTVRSRSQDFTGSNVYQDVAYNTRGLKQSESNPHDGTNIALTSYSGYDVLGRPGKKVSPQTRGSLTTEYFYDSDGENGRTKVVVTPEYGTAITVHRSHNSLKQLMATTDAIGGRTYYGYDGRGNPIVIKDAKGQQITASFDALGRKHWVDDPNMGKTTFVYNDFGELAKETDARGIVTSYLVDALGRVTQRTANGSRATFTWDTVKTGLPGSESENGISKSFSYDNAARLTKTTLDIDGSRYETAISYDGNYGRMKAMTYPNGLVVAYHYNDYGYLSKEQNPASGYVYREITAQDAFGNITAARLGDAADISVEASYSKISGQMLATKATGKKLGVRDTIHHLTYGITGYDSYGNLVSQVNGLSDISASESFSYDGLHRLTASTVNAGGESVSIYYGYDAAGNLTKKSDYSASTNDAYEYVTGTNKLAKITLKNNSPVTFGYDAAGNQTRRNGAQEVTYNAFNKPLTVNKNGAELTFTYGADLARYKQTRKVDGNTVTTHYIDKHYEVEIDGSHRKTKAYIGDSAIVTDGNETGDKSIRFTLRDRLGSGTTFADHNGAVTAYRHFDPFGKPRNGDWTLYSTWGLAPQLANNLLAEDMSTRRGFTDHEHLDEAELIHMNGRIYDYNVGRFMSVDPIIQDPGNSQSINPYSYIMNNPLAGTDPTGYCSTGTAIKDNDAIGCVVTYDGSSSGTNNKEEVDTSVQQPVVPTDNGATTDPTVVDTSLENTTELNSNGEVTQKSGTNQSGLSQTIDNITNAASEVSNVIGAIADSTELEVGVGLGLRGKVRAGEVDVEAGAEAIISSRMSSDPKNQGIVLSGEIGAKVETPNAEISALLGKHESILRPDKGGITSSKGEFFKGKATLNKVSSDNNVLEVSGTYIFIKLGVKFDYNKFTQAVEQGNN
- a CDS encoding PQQ-binding-like beta-propeller repeat protein, with the protein product MENNTDPEVTLTHPPSSTQVSSGAKVTVAAKATDRDSVRDNQLDKIVLYKGGATGAGSGFHICSSTPCETKLTVSQSTYVWAEAYDKNGGKDIWPQRRKITVETNNPPKITSFFVSPGSMLTTESATVTAAATDDKGLQSFQLCYGSAGVDTGSCSKSFGSCTTGASASCRGTLSGLEAGTYTVYTRAVDSDGKPAVQTKSLKVYNGLTVRLSSPGAGASYNSGQSVTMTANVSARGANFGLKTVEFFANNVPAGTAYVNSCSNFNSKNVVKSTSFTVSQSKQYTLYARATDCSGNISNSGPVIISVKRPKPSFAPTVTGFSPASPVTTPNYIVYASTFSGADQYRLYETGDNGIEKALPDSVNGQWHINKSYKDNGSYTYCARAWNSAGWGPKGSGTQCKTMTLAIAEALPTAPKFNAIALQQAGAYTLNWTGNDASSSRFELYGSPGDLSNANWQLLDIGSDTATGYLQSAPALGNYSYQLKACNSENKCIIGQQLTINHMAPLLQNAEFNSACGTDCITLTGLALTTDSRVTVQLRNSAVTYVFSGSDLSAPAANTLNVQTNNAVHQALTQGGISVRIANSVANAPASVMVLDETPEQARIDLINHAPTISENGTIYAGVGNSIYAIDPQNGSVMPGWPYQTRGEVVAAPTLSQNASEQDLIYVGAKDHNFYALNQAGEKLWITKTRGEIIAQAELDQNNQLYVGSMDQALYALDADTGAIQWQYPLPVGISQKPVLYGNGLMYVTTEDQQIHIIDRRHLGKYALKWQDLDRSLIRDSLDEVGNWQPLQNQVPEVFFIAKLFYALLDRAPTEKELTFFAYASFMGLAQDEIVNAFLLSDTGQANFPATDSNSDFIDKLYAALFPDHQPALVAGFDQAHWAAQLDAGQTRARVTEALVGSLEYSDRIDNTVLAVLFYFYNDCQLARGCVFDGDSDGDGISDQQEIDNGMDPLDPFDAVVEIPGLTAGAVQDGQFTLSITNTLVGKEKINYYQIFESVEDNGFALIKGDLALAGGATSWPLTKTPGHYHYQVKACVNSLVCSGVSLQVDVFVSALSTAVYQDSSGNLYVRLPASLGGKYFRLTLDHGQWTFTEISQQTWEALDLSITGNTLETGEYTGDNLQDFRIVDGHGAIIVTAVNTSNSTSNNTFTALTNLDWLATGGSVDDEILSEAVPAGSTFNGVIAGSASVSGGAAVYNIPITVAPGRNKMQPSVALNYSSRSGNGIAGVGWSLSAGGSISRCPRTLAQDGDATHLWDRLCLNGQRLVLTNSKDYGTVGATYTTELDSFITVTQTGGNLRSRNSGFEVLLASGSKQFYRQSVTDDERGGSSDWLLDRVEDAGGANHMSYYYQDFGDGEVLLDHILYTGDGNSDGDRKVAFVYEDRAANADTGELTEGQYSSNYAAVGNTRQTQRLRSIASYVGGSKIRQYDLHYRVSGSSGRALLQSVDECINDSCREQTTLSWFDNPVVYQTELLTDSAGLELYPGPTNDLYKLLPHGDRNGDGVRDWPGYFLNAEGDSTSHSLSMTNCDYNRFNYSYVCVEGDFNQDGLTDSWRIENGKLQIGYSTATGTDWRGNTDVTMDGTGMFNADSVFHIADYNLDGWPDILVRRDNDRHPAVYLYLHSQDMDAPFAAASEILVFTHSVTGNGCDNGVGSCNTINDIQAMGDLDGNGIPDFGITSNDPDNKIPSLGISGIRLTKIDTGGRISFTGAGVTFGSPDRAWPFSQFANYSTFFDINSDGLPDWLGWYQNDSNSGGALHYRINRKNGSFGPVTKLGAGLAVKELYVNGDTQNDNDVIVTVPKFVGAMFPMDVNGDGRNELIMPQSIEVEGCHTVRHRGEDKWFCGEALTGHYQQWKGDLVLDTTIPDSYNTNIYRYKAWQFVEDAEGKISIKSIPTNLYGGVNNVQVIDAFGKGLSDLVFNYGCENANCSMKAPPAGSVFSGKAEGIYFNRNYGATTQASPGKGDYQPADMLKQVENGVGLTSRWHYRPLSSGARGDFYDTDHSLLDGEHFHFASSMYAVERFEQSNGIGGFNGKSYQYRGAVYNNQGPGL